Within Fusobacterium gonidiaformans ATCC 25563, the genomic segment AAAGATAATCCTGCTTCTTTAATAACTGGAGTAATACAAGCTCCTAGTCCCATAGCAATACCAATCATACATACTGCTTTAAAGATAGATTTTTCAGTAACCAGAGCTTCTTCTGCTTTTGTATTTTTCATTTCACAATCTTTTACACAAGCTAGGTGGAATTTTTCCATCAATTTTTTAGCAATTGGTCCTCCAATAACACACCCGGAAACCAATCCATAAGTAGCAGATGCAATCGCTACAACAGTAGCTCCAACGACTCCTCTTTCTTCCAAGTATGGTCCAAATGCTCCTGAAGTTCCATGTCCTCCTGTCAATGGAATAGATCCGGCTGCCAATCCAATTCCCGGATTTAATCCAAATGCTTTTGCTAAAGCAACTCCAACTCCATTTTGAATAATAACTAGGATAATTGCTGTGAATAAGAATAAAGCAACTCCAACTCCACCTTTTTTCAATAAAGAGAAACTAGCCAAGAACCCTACTGATGTAAAGAATACAACCATGAAGAAGTTCTTTAAGTTAGAATCAAATTCAAAATCAAATGCTCCGGTAGAGTGTCCTATTAACAATAAGATTGAGAATAAGAATCCTCCAATTACCGGTGCAGGAATAAAGTATTTTTGAAATACTCCTACTTTACTCTTAATCCAGTTCCCCAATAGTAATAAAATGATTGCTAGACCTAAAGTTTGGTACATATCCAATGTAAATGCCATAATTTGTTACCTCCTGTTTATATAAAATTATTTAATTTCGTTTTTACAAGCTCCGGTTTCTAGATATTCTTTGATATTATCAAAACTTGTTTCAATCATATTTAAAGCAGCTTCATCTGTATAAGATCCCACATGTGGAGTAATAATTACTTTTGGATACATTGCTACCAGTTTTTCAAAAGCAGGTGTTGGTAATTCTTTTCCTGCAAAATCTTTAAAGAATAATGAAACTTCATTATCTAAAGTATCAATTCCTGCCCCATATACTTTTCCGCTTTCCAAAGCTTCTACTAAAGCATCTGTATCTACCAATTCTCCTCTTCCTGTATTAATAAGGATAACATTATCTTTCATTTTTGCAAAAGCTTCTTTTGTAATTACCTTTCCATTTTCCTTAATATAAGGAGCGTGTAAAGTAATAATATCAGATTGTGCCAATAATTCATCCATAGATACTTGAGTTACGATGTCGTCTACTCCGGTTTTAGGGAATAAGTCATATCCAACTACTTTTGCTCCTAATCCTTTAAATAATTTAGCAGCTGTCATTCCGATTCTTCCTAATCCAACTACACCGACAGTACAGTTTCTAACTTCTCTAGAGAACATTTGTTTATCTACGATGAAGTTTTTATCTTTTGTTTTATTTCCTGTATAAGTTACATTTCTTAGAATAGACATTGCTAAACTTAATGCTAATTCAGCAATGGCATTTGGAGAATAGAAAGGAACATAGGCTGTTTTCATTCCAAGTGACTTTGCATAAGGAACATCAATATGATTTGTTCCTACAGTTCGAGTCATAACATATTTCACTCCCATTTCCTTATATATATCTAATCTTTCTTTTGTAGCAAAGCAGTTTCCTCTTAATACAACTACGTCATTTCCTTCTGCTTTTCTCGTAGTAGCTTCATCTGTTAGATATTCTGGAATCAATGTCATATCATAACCAAATTTTTTGTTTACGGCTTCAAAAATAGGTTTTTCCACATCACGAACTCCATAAAAAATTACTTTCATTCCAAGACCTCCTAAAATCTTAAATCATTATATTGTTGTAATAAAACATTATTTTATCTAACCACTTATAACACATCTATATCATTTCGTCAAGATACTATACACTATTCTATTTTTTATTTATTTTTTTATTTTTATAAATTATTTATTTTTTTAATATTTTTTCAGCAAATGTTTTATTTTGTATATTTTTAGGAATCAAGTGAGTGTACACTTTTTAGAAAATATGTGTTTTTTTTGATTTGTATTCTTATTTTTACGTTTTTAAAACACTTATTTTTAAAAACGAGTATTAACCTCGATAAAAAATCATATATTTTATGTATTTTTTTTATCCTTAAAATTCATTTAATGCAATTGACTAAATTTTTTTTTAGTTTTATAATCCAAATATATGACGTAAACATAAAACACATAATTATATTTTTTTAAGTATGTTATGATTAAAAGGAGGATTTTATTTATGAACAAAGAAACTTTAAACCCACTATTGAGCGCTCAAGCACAAGTGAAAAAAGCATGTGATGCTTTAGGAGCAGATCCAGCTGTATTCGAATTATTAAAAGAACCTCAAAGAATTATCGAAATCTCTATTCCAGTTAAAATGGATGACGGTTCTATCAAAACATTTAAAGGATATAGATCAGCTCACAACGATGCAGTAGGGCCTTTTAAAGGAGGAATCCGTTTCCATCAAAATGTAAATGCTGATGAAGTAAAAGCTCTTTCTATTTGGATGAGTATTAAATGTCAAGTAACTGGAATCCCTTATGGTGGAGGTAAAGGAGGAATTACTGTTGATCCTTCTGAATTATCTCAAAGAGAATTAGAACAACTTTCTAGAGGATGGGTACGAGGAATGTACAAATACTTAGGAGAAAAAGTAGACGTTCCTGCTCCAGACGTAAATACAAACGGACAAATCATGGCATGGATGCAAGATGAATATAACAAATTAACTGGAGAACAAACAATCGGAGTATTCACTGGTAAACCATTAACTTATGGAGGATCTCAAGGAAGAAACGAAGCAACTGGATTTGGTGTTGCAGTAACTATGAGAGAAGCTTGTAAAGCTTTAGGTGGAGATTTAGCAAAATCTACAGTAGCTGTTCAAGGATTCGGAAACGTAGGAAGATTTACTGTTAAAAACATCATGAAATTAGGTGGAAAAGTTGTTGCAGTTGCTGAATTCGAAAAAGAAAGAGGAGCATTTGCAGTTTATAAAGAAGCTGGATTCACATTTGATGAATTACTAGCTGCAAAAGAAGCTGGAAGTATCACTAAAGTAGCTGGAGCTAAAGTAATCACTATGGAAGAATTCTGGGCTTTAAATGTAGATGCTATCGCTCCATGTGCATTGGAAAATGCTATTACTGCGAAAGAAGCTGAATTGATTACTGCTAAATTAATTTGTGAAGGAGCTAACGGACCTATCACTCCAGAAGCTGATGAAATCCTTTACAAAAAAGGAATTACAGTTACTCCTGATATCTTAACAAATGCTGGAGGAGTTACAGTTTCTTACTTCGAATGGGTACAAAACTTATATGGATACTACTGGACAGAAAAAGAAGTAGAAGAAAAAGAAGAAAGAGCTATGGTTGATGCATTCAATCCAATCTGGGCTTTAAAACAAGAAAAGAATGTATCTTTCAGACAAGCTACTTACATGAAATCTATCAAGAGAATTGCTGAAGCAATGAAAGTTAGAGGATGGTACTAATACCTAATTCGTTGAAAAACGATTCAAAAAGGGAGTCTTAAAGGCTCCCTTTTTTCTATCCCTGAACTTCTACTTTAAGTGTTTTTCCGCAAAATTTGTAATATTTCCTAAAAACTTTTGAATAAAACTTTCTTGAAAAAAACTATAGACTTCTTTATTCGGAATTTTCAACTGATAAAATCCTTGTTCTAACTCTTGTTCTACCGTTAAATATCCACTATACAGGAATAGTTGCCATACTTCTTCTACATGAATTAAATCATGGAAATCAGAACCTTTTTGAATTTTCTGTAAAATCAGTAATTCCGATAGGTAATACTTTTTTCATTATATTATGACATAGAAAGTATATCTTAGGTTTTTTTAGTTTTTTTCATAAGCTCTGTCTAAATATGGTTTTGCTTTTTCATAATCTTCCTTTGACTGAATGATAATTTCTAAATCTCCTGTTCCCCAATGACCTATATTTTTAACATCTCTTACAAAATCTTCTATTAACACTTCCTCGATTGGATTTAATTTTAAATAAAGAGAAATTTTATTTTTATAGGGAAGCATACACACAAAATTCTTTACTCTCTTAAAAGCAATATAATTTTTTAATGAATTTTCAGAAATATCATCTCCTTTGGAAAGAATATAATCTCGGATAGAAAAATAAAGTTCCTGTTTTTCTTTTGGTAATTTCTGAATCCTACTTTCCCAATTATAATTATCTTTCTCTGACAATTTCTTTTCCTGTTTTACTTTCTTTCCTTTGGAAACAGTATCTTTTTTCAAAACAGGAACATTGATATGCTCAAATAACATTAAATTTTCTCCATATTTATTGTACTTTACCAACTTAATATTTCTCTGCATTTGATTCACTGCATGTTCATCAAATTTTGTAAATTCTTTTGCAATACAAAAAACACAAGGAGCAGACCAATCAATTTCCTTTGCTGCTTCTTTTCCCAGCACATTCATGACCAATAATTGAAAATCTGCCTTATGGTCCAGTAACCAATCAAGGTAAAACAAACCTTGGTTAATAATATTCTCAGAACTGCTTCGTTTATACTCAAAAATCACAGGACAATTGTTCTCATCAATTCCAATGCTATCCATTCTTCCATTTGTAATGGAATATTCAGTAGCTAAGAAACGTATTCCAAAAAATTCTTCCATATTTTGCTCAATCAAATTCTGAATTTCTTTTTCCAAAACTACAGAACTTCCCTTTAATTCTTTTACTTTCGGTTTGATTTCAAATACATTGATGTCTGACATTCTTTTCTCCTATTCTTTTATAAAGTTAATACCAAGCTGACATTCCTGTTTTGGGAAGGGTTCCTGTTTCCTTTATTTCTTCTCTTATATTTTTAATTACATGATCAGCAAAAAAAGTTATAATCATTGGCTCAGTTGCTGTCGGTAGTTCTTCTTCCGTTAATGGGGGTTCCCCATTTTCAAGCATCATTGCATTGATTTCATCACGAAGTCGATTTAGATTTTCTGCCGGTTCTTCTCTTTGAAAGTCATCGGGAGCTAGAGTTTCTATTTTTATTGTATGTTCAACTTGATTTACAATAATTACTCCATGACCGTTTTCCTCTTTTCCCTCTGGAAAATACCAATAAATTGCAATTTTTCCATCATTAAATATTAATTTGAATGTAACCATTTTTTTCTCCTTTCTAACTGAATAAATATTTTATTTTCCTATAATACTTATTTAAGCTTTTTTTCTCAATGATATCCATTTTTTTTATTTCTTCCGGCAGAAAAGACATATAACTATGTTCTGATATATCTAATACAAGTAATTCTCTTCCGGTATATTCTCCTTCTTCATTTTCCTCAGATTCTGTTCCTGATAAAATTCCATATCTAGAAGTCCCATCCGTAAAATACACAACTACCTTTTTATCAAAATATGGTATGAATTCTTCCATTTTCATAATTACTCTTCCTTATCAATTATTTTTTTTAATAATTCTAAAGCTGGTTCATCATTGATATCTTGTGTTCCTAGTTTCCCACGAAACGCTTTATCTAAAATAGATTTTTCCAGTAACTCAATTTGTTCTTCCAAGTCTATTAACTCTTTTACTTTTTTCTCTTTTTCTAAAACTTCTTCCAATACTCTAACAATTTCTTGCTGTTCTTCTAAAGGTGGAAGAGGAAAATATAAATTTTCTAATTTTTGTGCATTCACTCCAGGTTGAGCAATACCTGAACTTAATTCTATAATTTGATTCCAATATACATTACTGTGTGTAAATCTTAATAAATATTCAGAATTTATTTTTATAACTCTAATCCGAATTAAATAAGATGCAAACACCGCAACATCTTCTATTTTGTCTATTCTATAGCTTTTCCCTGTCGTAGAACCAGTACGTGCAATAACAATGTCGTTTTTTCTTAAAAAAAATTGAGATATATTATTATTTTCTTCTACAATATAAGGGACTGTATCCCAATCCACATTTTCATTTTGTATATCTGTTATTCTTAAGTATTTTATCTTTCCTTCTAAAGTTGATTTTGAAGTATACCCATATTGATTATTTTCTGTAACTTCTCTTAACCTTACCCACTTCCAAGTATCAGGAATTTTATAAGGTTCTTCCTCTTTAGGAACTATCATCTCTTCTATTTTTGACAATTTTATTTTCTTTGGCTTTTTACTTCCATTCTTTTCTGCTTCACGACATTCTTCTTCCCATTTTTTCATTTTTTCATTTTGAATTTCTTGTAAAAGGTCTAAAACGCTTCCTGTTTTATTTTCCTCTCTCCAATTTTTTGTCAATTCTCCACGAAAAGCCTTGTTCAAAATAGAAATTTTTCTCATCTCAATTTCTTCTTTTACTTCTTGTAATAATTTTTTTGCTTTTTTAGTTTTTTCAAAAAGAAAATCTAACTTTTTTACTATTCTTTGTTGTGCAGAAAGTGATGAAAAAGCAAATTTCAAATTATAAACATCTTCTTTTGATATTTGAGCAAAAGTTGTACCAGTAGCTATTTGATATAAATAATCCGTAATATACATAAAATAATATTTTAAAAGAACAGGGTTTATACTTTTACTTTTAATAGCACAGACACCTCGTCCTAAACAATATTTTCCATCCGAAAAAATTGCTTTTCCTAGTGTTGCCCTAATGGATACTATAATATCATCTAATGTAGATAATTTTGTGGCTTGAATTGTGTAACGTTTTATATCAGGATATTGTTCCCCCATATCACTTGGACCACCTATTAAGCCAATTCCTTTTTCAAAATTAACATTTTTCCCTAATGGAGATTGTCCCATATTAATTTCACATATACTCCCCAATCTCACCCACACCCAAGAATCAGGAATTTCATAAGGCTGCTCTTCTTTGGAAACCAAGGCTGCTTGCAATTTCTCTTCTATTGTCAATTCTTTTTTCTTTGCCATTTCTTTCCCCTTTATTCCTGTTCACAAAGTGTTAATTCATGAATGACACTTTTTAATAAATCCACAGCCTCTTCCAATTTATCAATCGAAGCTTTTGCTGTTACAATAGGATTCGGTAAATTTTCCGAATCAATGACAGACTCATCCTGAATCAATCCCAAATCTAAAGAGTAGTCTTTTTTCATAATTTCTTCCATAGAAACCAAAGTCCATCGTTCTAATGTTTCTTTTTCTTCTCTCTTTTCAAAACTTCTTTCAAATTCTTCAAAATGTTCTTTGCTTAGTGGATTTGTTTTTCCAAAACTTGGCATATTGGTTCGTAAATCATAGTACCAAATTTCTTTGGTATTATTAGTATCACTTGTTCCTCTAGTAAAGAAAAGTACATTGGTTTTTACTCCTTGGGAATAGAAAATTCCGGTAGGAAGTCGAAGAATGGTATGAACATCACATTTATTCAACAAATCCTGTCGAATCTCTTTCCCGACTCCTCCTTCAAACAACACATTATCGGGAACCACCACGGCAGCTCTTGCCTTTCCTGTAACATTCAAAGAACGATAAATCACTTCCAAAAAATTTAGTTGCTTATTGGAAGTAGCATAGACCAAATCATCTCGTGTCGCTCTTTCTCCCCCTTTTTTTGTTCCAAAAGGCGGATTGGATAAAATAATATCAAAATGAGAAAACTGTTTTCCAAATTCCGATAGGGTATCCCCCTGTAAAAAGTTTCCTCCAATTCCATGTAATAAAGCATTCATGCTTCCCAATCGATGAGTATCTTGCACTAATTCACAAGCAGAAAATACTTTTTTATACTTTTGAGATAATTCTTCCGAAATTGGATTTTCCGCCGTTCCATAGTAGTCCTGTGATATGTTTCTTAAATATTTATCCGCCTCAATGATAAATCCAAGTGTCCCTGCTGCCGGATCATAAATAGTTTCTCCTAATTCCGGTTTTATCATACGAACAATGGCATCAATCAAAACTCTTGGAGTAAAATATTGCCCTGCTCCTGATTTTTTTTCGGAAGCATTTTTTTCCAAAAGCCCTTCATATAAATCACCCAAATCTTCTTTATCCACAGAATACCAATCAATTTTGTCAATTTCAGAAAATAATTTTTTCAAATTAGCAGGTTCTTCAATTCGAGTTTGAGCATTTCGATAGATAATCCCCAATTGTCCCAATTCTTTTCCCAAATCCAGTAATGCCTGTTGATAATGATTTTTTAAAGCAATTCCTTCATAAGCCACTAAAGTTTTCCAACGATATGCTTCCGGAATTTGAATTTCCTCTTCTGTTCCCAATTCACAAGCCATTTTCAAAAATAGCATATAGGTAAGTTCTGTCACATATTCATGATAAGTAATTCCGTCATCTCGCAATACATTACACAGATTCCAAAGTTTCTGTACTATTTCATTGTTTGTCATTGTTCCACCTTTTTAATTTAATATGATTTCCTCATTGATAATTTCCACAATTTCTTCCAACAATCCATTCAATCTGTTATTTAGGCGTTCATAGCCTCCATAGCTCTCTTTCAATCTTCCGGAATTAAAGTCTTCTTCTGTTAAATAGTTATCATTTCTCAATGATTGTGCGATTTTTTCCAAAATATCCCGTTGAACTCGATTCCATTTATTTAATTTTTTAATTCTTCCCATGACATCTTCGATTTTTTGTTCTTTACCTACAATCGGAGAACCTTTTATTACATTTTTCACATAAGTTAAAATATCTGCTGCAATATCTTCATTCTTGACACTTCGATAAGCAGAATTTAAACTGCTGTCCTTATACCCCTCTGCACCCAAGATCATGATAAGTTCTTTTAAATCTTTTTTTCGGAAGCCTTTTGGACTTTCTTTCAATATTTTCAAGGCTTGAATTTTTTCTTGATTTTCTTGGATATATTTTCGAAAGCCTTCCAAATAGTCTTCCGGTCTTTTCCAATCTCCAAATTCTTGATACATTTCCAATACTTCATCCTCATGTTCGGAGATAACCTTTCTTTTTTTCTTGGCAGGAATAGTATCTAAATATACAAGAAATGCTTCCTCTTTTTGAAATACTTCCCTCTGCTTTTCTTGAGGAATTTCTTTCAAGTACTGAATATAGCTCTCAATATTATTCATACTTTCCCCACGAAAGTTTTGAGCATTTCTTTGAAAGATTTCTTCTCCCAAGTCTTCTATTCTCTTCTTTTTCCTTTGCAATTTTGCAATCACTTGTTGTACTGCCCAATCCCTAACTTCTTCCTCTTCCACTTCAAACCATTGTTCTAAAATATCATTTATCGATAAACTTGGATTTACAACGACAGGTTTCATATCGGAAAAATCTTTTAAATCCTGATAATTTTCTGCTGCATCAAACACTCTATAACATTCTTTTCCAATCTCATCACAACGTCTTGTCGCTCTTCCCAACATTTGATGATAAAGAATCCGACTTTTCACTTTTCTCAAAAAGACTAAATTTGAAATTTTAGGAATATCCACCCCTGTTGTCAGTAAGTCAACGGTAACCGCTATCGTTGGGTAATTTTCATTCTTATATTTCTTAATTAATTTTCCCACATCTTTTACAGAACCTGTAATTTTTTCAATCATATTATGATTCATAGAATACAATCCCTGTTTTTCATACTCTTCCCGTAAAATACGAACCAACATATCCGCATGTTCATCCGTTACTGCATAAAACAGAGTTTTTTCAGGTCCTTCCGGGCTAATTTCTTCTACCAAAGTAGAACAGACTGCCCGATTGAAATTTTCTGTAATTACATTCGTGTTAAATTGCTCAATGTCAAAATTTAATTCATCTTCCAACACTTCTTTGACTTCCACTTCCTGTGTTTCTTCATCAAAAAGTTTTATTTCCGCCCCTTTGGCATAATGAATTCCATCACTAGATAGTTTTGTAACTATTTTATAATGCGGTTCCGCATCTACTAAGTATCCATCCAATACAGCTTGGGAATAACTATATTCATAGACAGGCTCTCCAAAAATATGATAGGTATGCGCTGCCGGAGTTGCGGTAAGTGCAATTTTATCCGCTACGAAATATTCTAATACTGCTCGATATTTGCTTTGAAAGTCTTTTTCATCATGAAAATAGCTTTCCTCTTCCGACATATCTTTATCTAAAATATAGCCTCGATGTGCTTCGTCCACAATAATGCAATCATACTGCCCCACACTCGGTTTTTTTTCTTCTTCCGTATTGTATAGAATTCTTTTTATCAATCCTTGTACTGTTGCCACGTGAACTTTGGTATCATCTTCGGAATGTTTGTCACTTAATTCTTTAATATCATAAATTTGCTTCAAGGTCATTTGCTGTTCAATTTTTACATTCTTAAAGGTTTCTCCTGCTTGTATTCCCAAGGCAGAACGATCTACGACAAATAGAATTCTCTTATATTTCTTGGTTTTCAAAAGTCGATAAATAAGCCCCAAAGCTGTCATCGTCTTTCCTGTTCCTGTTGCCATAGTTAAAAGTGCTTTCTCTTTCTCGGAAATTAAAGCTTCTTCGACAGCTTGAATTGCTTCTACTTGATAGTATCGAAGCCCCAACCCGTTTTTAGAAAGTAAATAATCAATAGATTCCTGTTTTAAAGTTTCATTTGCTTTTTCCTCTTCTTTGCGAAACAGTTCCTGTAAGTCTCTCGGAGAATAAAATCCTCTTAAGGTTTTTGGAAGATTCTCCTCTCTTCGGCTATCTAAAAACCAGATTCCGGATTTTTCCGGCAAATCTTTATTGTAAGCTCTTCCATTGGAGGAAAATAAAAAAGGTGCTTTATATTCTCCAAAAGGAGCCCCTTCACACAAGGATACCCCTTCCATTTTCTGAAATCCTTTTGCATACATTCGACTATCTCTTTGAAGTGCTCCCGCAATGTCTGTTCCCATTCTTTTGGCTTCTAAAATTCCATACAGTACTTCTCCGCAAAAAAGAGCATAGTCTGCATATCCTTGTTTTCCGTCTT encodes:
- a CDS encoding N-6 DNA methylase, coding for MTNNEIVQKLWNLCNVLRDDGITYHEYVTELTYMLFLKMACELGTEEEIQIPEAYRWKTLVAYEGIALKNHYQQALLDLGKELGQLGIIYRNAQTRIEEPANLKKLFSEIDKIDWYSVDKEDLGDLYEGLLEKNASEKKSGAGQYFTPRVLIDAIVRMIKPELGETIYDPAAGTLGFIIEADKYLRNISQDYYGTAENPISEELSQKYKKVFSACELVQDTHRLGSMNALLHGIGGNFLQGDTLSEFGKQFSHFDIILSNPPFGTKKGGERATRDDLVYATSNKQLNFLEVIYRSLNVTGKARAAVVVPDNVLFEGGVGKEIRQDLLNKCDVHTILRLPTGIFYSQGVKTNVLFFTRGTSDTNNTKEIWYYDLRTNMPSFGKTNPLSKEHFEEFERSFEKREEKETLERWTLVSMEEIMKKDYSLDLGLIQDESVIDSENLPNPIVTAKASIDKLEEAVDLLKSVIHELTLCEQE
- the gltS gene encoding sodium/glutamate symporter, giving the protein MAFTLDMYQTLGLAIILLLLGNWIKSKVGVFQKYFIPAPVIGGFLFSILLLIGHSTGAFDFEFDSNLKNFFMVVFFTSVGFLASFSLLKKGGVGVALFLFTAIILVIIQNGVGVALAKAFGLNPGIGLAAGSIPLTGGHGTSGAFGPYLEERGVVGATVVAIASATYGLVSGCVIGGPIAKKLMEKFHLACVKDCEMKNTKAEEALVTEKSIFKAVCMIGIAMGLGACITPVIKEAGLSLPAYLIPMLIAAIMRNIVDGTANKTPINEISIVGNVCLSLFLSMALMSMKLWQLADLALPLITILLIQTVIMGLFAYYVTFNIMGRDYDAAVMATGHCGFGMGATPNAIANMEAFTSVNGFSTKAFFVIPLVGSLFIDFFNAVIIQTFTSIFVG
- the hsdR gene encoding type I restriction-modification system endonuclease — translated: MQTNFEFLKKDWELLAKIGEMAEYTLYKDPNTSIMKIRQFGEELVKIMFKVEHISDSQKNMASDRLLALKKYELIPEDIEKILTTLRKKGNKAVHGIYGDEETAETLLSMAVKVAAWFQEVYGSDLSFTSEEIIYQKPKNIDYQEAYESLVKRSEEMNQQLEEWIPKTPSLRSREERRQLIYQKKRIEFTEAETREIIDHQLKEAGWEVNTHSFNYKLHKTLPQKGKNMAIAEWPCKKEDGKQGYADYALFCGEVLYGILEAKRMGTDIAGALQRDSRMYAKGFQKMEGVSLCEGAPFGEYKAPFLFSSNGRAYNKDLPEKSGIWFLDSRREENLPKTLRGFYSPRDLQELFRKEEEKANETLKQESIDYLLSKNGLGLRYYQVEAIQAVEEALISEKEKALLTMATGTGKTMTALGLIYRLLKTKKYKRILFVVDRSALGIQAGETFKNVKIEQQMTLKQIYDIKELSDKHSEDDTKVHVATVQGLIKRILYNTEEEKKPSVGQYDCIIVDEAHRGYILDKDMSEEESYFHDEKDFQSKYRAVLEYFVADKIALTATPAAHTYHIFGEPVYEYSYSQAVLDGYLVDAEPHYKIVTKLSSDGIHYAKGAEIKLFDEETQEVEVKEVLEDELNFDIEQFNTNVITENFNRAVCSTLVEEISPEGPEKTLFYAVTDEHADMLVRILREEYEKQGLYSMNHNMIEKITGSVKDVGKLIKKYKNENYPTIAVTVDLLTTGVDIPKISNLVFLRKVKSRILYHQMLGRATRRCDEIGKECYRVFDAAENYQDLKDFSDMKPVVVNPSLSINDILEQWFEVEEEEVRDWAVQQVIAKLQRKKKRIEDLGEEIFQRNAQNFRGESMNNIESYIQYLKEIPQEKQREVFQKEEAFLVYLDTIPAKKKRKVISEHEDEVLEMYQEFGDWKRPEDYLEGFRKYIQENQEKIQALKILKESPKGFRKKDLKELIMILGAEGYKDSSLNSAYRSVKNEDIAADILTYVKNVIKGSPIVGKEQKIEDVMGRIKKLNKWNRVQRDILEKIAQSLRNDNYLTEEDFNSGRLKESYGGYERLNNRLNGLLEEIVEIINEEIILN
- a CDS encoding restriction endonuclease subunit S; the protein is MAKKKELTIEEKLQAALVSKEEQPYEIPDSWVWVRLGSICEINMGQSPLGKNVNFEKGIGLIGGPSDMGEQYPDIKRYTIQATKLSTLDDIIVSIRATLGKAIFSDGKYCLGRGVCAIKSKSINPVLLKYYFMYITDYLYQIATGTTFAQISKEDVYNLKFAFSSLSAQQRIVKKLDFLFEKTKKAKKLLQEVKEEIEMRKISILNKAFRGELTKNWREENKTGSVLDLLQEIQNEKMKKWEEECREAEKNGSKKPKKIKLSKIEEMIVPKEEEPYKIPDTWKWVRLREVTENNQYGYTSKSTLEGKIKYLRITDIQNENVDWDTVPYIVEENNNISQFFLRKNDIVIARTGSTTGKSYRIDKIEDVAVFASYLIRIRVIKINSEYLLRFTHSNVYWNQIIELSSGIAQPGVNAQKLENLYFPLPPLEEQQEIVRVLEEVLEKEKKVKELIDLEEQIELLEKSILDKAFRGKLGTQDINDEPALELLKKIIDKEE
- a CDS encoding Glu/Leu/Phe/Val family dehydrogenase encodes the protein MNKETLNPLLSAQAQVKKACDALGADPAVFELLKEPQRIIEISIPVKMDDGSIKTFKGYRSAHNDAVGPFKGGIRFHQNVNADEVKALSIWMSIKCQVTGIPYGGGKGGITVDPSELSQRELEQLSRGWVRGMYKYLGEKVDVPAPDVNTNGQIMAWMQDEYNKLTGEQTIGVFTGKPLTYGGSQGRNEATGFGVAVTMREACKALGGDLAKSTVAVQGFGNVGRFTVKNIMKLGGKVVAVAEFEKERGAFAVYKEAGFTFDELLAAKEAGSITKVAGAKVITMEEFWALNVDAIAPCALENAITAKEAELITAKLICEGANGPITPEADEILYKKGITVTPDILTNAGGVTVSYFEWVQNLYGYYWTEKEVEEKEERAMVDAFNPIWALKQEKNVSFRQATYMKSIKRIAEAMKVRGWY
- a CDS encoding 2-hydroxyacid dehydrogenase, translated to MKVIFYGVRDVEKPIFEAVNKKFGYDMTLIPEYLTDEATTRKAEGNDVVVLRGNCFATKERLDIYKEMGVKYVMTRTVGTNHIDVPYAKSLGMKTAYVPFYSPNAIAELALSLAMSILRNVTYTGNKTKDKNFIVDKQMFSREVRNCTVGVVGLGRIGMTAAKLFKGLGAKVVGYDLFPKTGVDDIVTQVSMDELLAQSDIITLHAPYIKENGKVITKEAFAKMKDNVILINTGRGELVDTDALVEALESGKVYGAGIDTLDNEVSLFFKDFAGKELPTPAFEKLVAMYPKVIITPHVGSYTDEAALNMIETSFDNIKEYLETGACKNEIK
- a CDS encoding DUF5655 domain-containing protein — encoded protein: MSDINVFEIKPKVKELKGSSVVLEKEIQNLIEQNMEEFFGIRFLATEYSITNGRMDSIGIDENNCPVIFEYKRSSSENIINQGLFYLDWLLDHKADFQLLVMNVLGKEAAKEIDWSAPCVFCIAKEFTKFDEHAVNQMQRNIKLVKYNKYGENLMLFEHINVPVLKKDTVSKGKKVKQEKKLSEKDNYNWESRIQKLPKEKQELYFSIRDYILSKGDDISENSLKNYIAFKRVKNFVCMLPYKNKISLYLKLNPIEEVLIEDFVRDVKNIGHWGTGDLEIIIQSKEDYEKAKPYLDRAYEKN